The genomic stretch AATACTTGGGTTGGACATTTCAATCCACAAACAAGGCTAGTTGAGATTTTCTTGGGTAGATCGAGCCCCTTTTAAACAAAAGATTGTCATTCTTGTGTCATAGATGTTTTGtgacatttgaaaattttcaaaataacatGCCtttataacaataataataataataataataataataataataataataataataataataataataataataattttcattattatataaagagagagggataaacacaatgggtgctagcatacttgatatcgacggaatatccaattttttttctattttttaatatcattttttatatttctatATCGAAACAAACAGTATAAATATTTTACAAGAATATTTTACTTTTCTACCTTTTCGCATGAGTCTCTAGGCAAAAATTTAATCCACACAATCAGCTAAAATCATTGTATTGGATGTTCTACCAAAAAGATGTGTTCCTGGAGATATTTGTATAAGGGAAAACGTTgggtatgccgtcgatatcaagtatgctaacacccattgtgtctatctctctctttcttttttctaaaatgaccctcatatccttcctaaaTGATACTCAATCATGTGATcttattggtgctatccgctagcatactttaTATGGGtgacatacctatccctctctctaaaaaatatggatatatattttttttttatgaaaagaaacaaaaaaccatTATATTATAGACAAAAAATATTAGGGTTAGTACATATGATTTGGGAATTGGTAGATACTACAAGCCACGCTAAATGTTTGACAAAGGATACCACATCCTTATTAGGCGTAAGCTTAttatttgcaagaaaatatcacAACAGAAGAAATAGGCCTTTAACTACACACAAAAATCATATTGATCATATCTGATGAAGGAAGAGGTTTTAATTGCCTAGGAGGAAAGGGAAATGGGAGTTTTAGTTAATAGAGGGTATTACGGGGTTTTAATTTGTAGGGGTTAATTTTCGTATTATTGAAAAAATTGTGACTGATTCAATAGCCATTTCAAACTATTAAAGCTGGGAGATTGAATCTTTGTCTTGAGGAAGCGAGTGATTTTTTAGAAAAAGCGTAGCGTGAGAACTTGATATTTTCCCATAGTTCAAGGGAGAAGTGTGacattttctttgaaaaaaaaaaaaaaaaaaaagaggtgttTTGACACCCTAATTTATTTGCAATATGTAAAAAATCATGACTGTTCTTAATCCTAGGGGAAGCTTAGgtgtaaaaaaatgaaatagatgTCATGCTGCAGCCATTCGGACGGATCGTGCCGGAAGACTCagatcagaaaaagaagaagaagaagaactcagGTCACAGACTCACAGGAGTACAGGAGCATAAACCAAGACTGGTATAGATGGAACTGCCGCAGTGTATCGAAGTGATTGCAGAGTCGATGGAATTTAAAACTCGAGATTACGGTGCTGAAGAAGCATCTCATTCGCTCCCTCGTATGCAGACGGATTCTCATCCTTTGGCTGTTCAATCTTCCTCAGAGCAGGTCCGAGTCTTCATTGACTTCATActgttcttcatcttcaaacCCCTACACGGCTTCCCCTCCCCTCCTTCATActgtttcttcatcttctatcctacttgtgtttttttatattcatttggAACTGTTGGCATGCGTAATGAGAGAATCGCTTGAGACTGGCTTTGATTGTTTCTCTTCAAGGGTTTTATGCCATCACATATATGTGAAATTTTATATTGGAATTTATTATTCTCACACTCCATGATCTCAGGGGTTTACAAATTCTTTTGCCCTTTTTATATGGAAATCGCagcaaaattttaaaatttgggagTAGTAAGATATAGTGAATTTAGAAACGAAAAGGAAATCAATTTTAaacttattattttttgaaagcAAAGTTGAAAATTCTTTTATGAACAACCACAATTAATTAAGGCATAAGCTAATACAGAATTCAAGATGGTGTTGGATCCTTCCTTTTCCGTGGTtgaatctatttattttctttacccTTCTGAGGCCTTCCTTTTAATTTGAAAATCAGTCACTCACTGAGGGCCATTCAAATGTACGGAGCCCAAATTCAGCACCTGGCGCAAATAGAAGATAGTTCTAATTTTATCTTCTGAAGTGAATTCCATTACTCCTTACAGAAgtgtaaaaatgaaaatttatatatatatatatatatatatataaatatatatgtaaATTTTGAAATACTCTCACATTTGACTGGAATTTAACATTTATTTTGTAACAGGGTGTGATTGTATATCATGAGAATAGTCATCTCTATGATCCTTTGAGAGCGCCAGATGCAAATTTTGGAGTTTCACCTGCAGAAGGAAAAGATGTTGAATATGGATCTACGAGAGGGAGCTTCAATGCGGCTGCTCTTCAATCGTCAGCTAGAGAATGGGCCTCTTTCAAGCGATCATTAATGCAAAAATTTTCAGTTCCTAAGACTATATCTATTTCCTCAGTAAGCTTCTCAATCATAAAGAAAAATGTCTTCTCTCCCCACTAgtcttcccaaaaaataataacaaagaaaagaaacaaaaaatggaattctGCTGCAAATATCACCCAAGGACTTGATACTCTACTTAGACACAAGGTTATGAAGTAGTTTTGTAGCTCATGGCTTAACAAGAATGGGGTCTATACTTTGTTCAATACAATACATTTATTGAACATATGTTACCAAGCTTGAGAAACAACAGCATTATTGTGGGTGCTAGGGATGTCAATGGCGTTGATTAATACGGTTTGGAACTTGTACTTACCCCACCCCGCCTTACCCCGTGGATACCTGCCCCAATTAAGAATGGGCCATTACCCAGTGCTGGTCCTGCCTATGCATGGTCATGGGGGAGTGAGTTTAGAGATGGTGCTAACCTTCGGCTTTTTTTTGCACAAGATAGCCACTCTCAAGACTTGAACCTGGGCATTTGCCCTGGCAGCCTGAACCTTGTACCATTGCTCCAAGCAATGGCCCTTTGGTACTTACCCAAATTACCTTCTAAAATTGGTAAGTCCCATGCTTGTATTTGGGGTGGATTAGTCATGGTTTGGATTAGAAGGTCAATCTCTGTATTGGTGGAACCCGCTTTGCCATTCCTAGTGGGTGCTATTGAACTGTCATGGTTGGGTCAAAACTCATGGAGCATTTGTGTAAAATGGTAAATATATGTGAATGACAATTGGATTCCAACTTTCAGTGGCTGTATCAGAACTCATGGGGcatttccttctttgttttacAGTTAGTTTCCCTCTTCAAGATTTTTGAACAGGTAGGAAGTAGATTTTTTTATGGACAGCAGGAAGCTTGGTTTTGGCTAGTTCTGGTGAATTTGTAGTCATTGCTTGAAAGAAAAAACAGTAGATGTTGACATTTTAGTCATTCTGAACTGGAGGCTTGGTTGTCTTGTCAGCTGTAAAATAACCTTTTCCTTCCAGGCTTCCAGCCCGTACAGTATGTATGAAAATAATCTGTGTACTGCCAGTATATATTGTTATACATTTATAATGgtacaaaaataaaggtataATAGTCGTTATAACCAGTCATTGGATTCTCTTTTTTGTTATAGTTCGTAACATACACTATGTTGTACATCAACAACTAAATTGCTAAAATACTGAAGAGATTGCTGGCCAAAGTATATTATAGAATAATTTTTAAGAAGACAGGAAAAAGGTGAAAAGGATATAGGATAATAGGGCCACAATGGCTGTTATAACAGTTATAAAGGCAAATGTTATTACAGATTCTGTAATGGctaattcttattttattggttaatttgaattttgtatttttatttcaaaaagagGTGgggttttatcttttttctgcTCTAATGGTGATACTTTGTTGCTTTTACAGATGTCCGACGTAATAGTAAAAAGTGGCAAGGGTAtgttagctctctctctctctctctctcttcattttctatAGATGGgttatcctttcttttttcatagATAGAAATGGGAAGTTATCCTGAATACTAGAAAACATTACTTAGTTTTACATTCATTGCTGCCTGAATATATGATGATTGGAACATATATgtgatttcttatttttatttggtgTGGAGTCTTGCAGAATATGAGAAACCTCCAACAAGAATGCATCTAGAAGAACTGGATGATCCACAAAAAGATGCTGAGGCAGATATCAAAATCATTACACGGCAAGAGTATATTTCACGATTACATGAACTTAAAGATGAAATATGTCATGCTTGGCGAGCCGAGGACCGTGTAACAGCTTTGAAATTATCAATCAAGGCAAGAGTTTTGGACTCATTCTATTTATTTCTATAGTGGATAATTGATATAATTGTCCACATATGTTGTCATACCTTTGTGCATTCCcttctttttaataaattttctgCTTTGTCTGtcaaagaaaattttgagatttttgttatttgaattttttttggattgctTAGAAATAAACTTTATTGAGGTAGTCTTATTCCACTTGAACAAGAAACTGTATAAAGGGGAAAGGCATTCCTTCTAGAAGAAAGTGAAAAcacttcttctgttcttcatacATTGAACTCTTTCCAGAACCCGTGGGCAATGGCCCATAACTGCATTAAGCCGATGTGAATTTCCATTACAATGGACTTAGCTACTCTTAGCTATTACTTTAttgatattcttcttttatataATAGATCCTGTAACTTTTTATGTTAAAGTGAAGACTGCAAATGCAATTCTAAACTTCTAATGAAACATCTCTCTAGGGAGCCTCTTACTCTCTTTTCAGTATGTAGAATGCATATATGTCTTGTGCTTACACTTGTTTTGATTTACTGtctaatcattttaattatacAGTGCCTTGAGCCTGTAGTCATATACTTGTACTTTACCAGGCTACATGGTCATACAGCTGGTAGTGCACTGTTCATGAATCAATAACCTAAGTATCAGATACTGCTCCATGTTGACAATTTAGAGtacacacccagtttaattaaATAGTATTAACTAATTCTTTACCAATAATTGTCAGCATTAATGTCATGAACTGATTGTGCTAATTTTATtgaatcattttattttctacttAATTCCTTGTGACCTATATTACTATGGATatcaagtcattttttttttcattttggaaGATTTTGCTTTAAGCTATAATCCTCCACTGAGTGTGGACAATTATGAATTAACTATTAAACTGCATATGTCCATTTATTAGATATTCCATTGTATCTAGATAATCTATTGATTTCTAACCTTGAATGTATTAACAAACACAATGGATTCTTAATAGGAATAGTAAGCACAGTGTTTTCTACCAATCAATGTCCACATTTTGGGAATAATGGACATGACATTAGAATGCAGATTTGCCTAATTCATAAATGAACTTTTTTTGGCAGGTTGCTAGGCTTCTGATGGATACATCTGTTTTACAATTTTATCCTACAGCCTTTGTTTTAGTTACGGATGTATTGGATATACTTGGAGATATGGTGTGGGAACGCATAAAAAAGAAGGCAGAGTATGCTGATGATGGAACCAAGATTTGCTCTTTGCTAGGTTTGTTTTTTCTCTGACATTGCCCTGGTTGAGAGATGAATGCTTGTGAAATTTGTGGTTGGATTCATAATGTATGTCTGAAAATGTATGTGCAaatttcttcaatccaaattcaaatcttgAAGAATTTATCTTGGTTTAGAAAGAAAAGGTAACATCATAGGCTTTGAAAGCCAATAAATTTGACTGCAGAAATTCAATCTTAGTTTGTTTCCAAATGCTCCTTTTTATCACATAGAGTATTGTCGACAAAAATATTGTCAATGATATTTATGATACTAACAAATGGCAAATTGTCACAGATGACTTTGAAGCCAGTGATGTTTGCGCTGATGCCAAAGAAACTTGTAATAATTGGTTCTGCAAAATTGGTTCCATCCGTGAACTTCTTCCACGCATGTAAAGTTCTACTCTTCCTCCTAATTCTACAATGCTGCTTTTTATGTGTAGTTCTGCAATTTTCATTCTTGGGTTACTCATAGATATTCTGAAATTTGTCTGCTCCACTTCAACTTTTAGGAAAGGTGGTGaaatttcttctttgaattCATATAGGAATCACACTGGGGCTTTCTTTTAACATATTGTCTGTGCACTCAGGGTTAACCTTTATTAAGCCCAGAAGCCTCATCCAGATTCGTTATGTGCTGTCTAGTATTGTCTCCATTTGGTGCCACATTTGTTGAGCATTGCTACATAGGATGTAAGGATGATAGGAACCTAGATATACAtagtcaattttttatttatatttggtGCTGTCTTATTTAGTGTTTATTTTTGTgctcctataatttttttaccaCTCTTGGTAGAGAAATTGTACAGACCTTTTCCTTCCCATATGCTGCAGTCATTTGGAAATGCTTTCCGGAGATTTGCTGTTGATTTGTGAAAGATTTGATAGTATTATCAtaaaatataaggaaaaaattattGTGGCATGCCAGTCCCAACATCACTAATATTGAGCATGGGCTTCCCCATTTCTGTACTGTTATGTTCCTTCTAGTCCATTACATTATCAATTACTGATAGAGTGATTGTTGGTTCATCCAAAATACGCTTATGCAGTGATTTAAAGTGAAACTTTTCTTCTGCCTTAGGTGGTAATGGAAGAGGCATTTATGAGAGTTACTTAGGTTGGCTCCTTGTAATGTGGTTTCAAAGAGGTAGAAAAAATCTTACAACTTCAATTGAGGAAGAACTGTAGGCACTGCTAGAATTGTAGATAAGATGGTTTCTCTGACTCTGCATGAACAAATGTAAGGTAATCACAGATATAATAGAACATATGCATTTGGACCGAGTGGCTTCAATCTTCAGTTATCTTTTTTTAGAActtgtttgtttttcaaaattttcttcttgcAATAGGACTAATGTTTCTGATGCCATTTGTTCAATGTGTTGTGTTCTACACTTCAGTTACTTGGAGCTGGCGATATTGTGTTGCTGGCGTTTCTTGCGTGACCGACCTTGGGAAAATCTCAAGCGCCTAGTTATGATGATGAGAGGGTTAGCAGATCCATTGGCATCTGCATATTGTCATCTATATCTAGCCCGATGTGCCCAGAAATTGCCACCACATGATAAGGGTAAAATTTTATGCATCATGTGTGTATGTACAACTGTTTATATGTGCAATGTATCTTCACATGCTGAAAATTTTTCTAGGGTATATATCAATTTCAGCATTCCCATGCTGCTAATTGGAAACCCTACTTATATGCAACTAATTGTTTTCATTCTTCATGTAGGCATCTATTTCTTTAGTATCGTGTTAACTTTTCACAATTTTGGGACAGGATATCTTGTTACTTGTATTAACGACATCAAAGTGCGGATTATTTTGGGAAGAGAATCCATGAATGGGAAttcttcagaagaaaaaaaaatatctgtCAGCCTGTTTGAACTTGCCATCAGTTGGATCATCAAATGCTTACTCAAGGATACAGATCAGGTCAGTAATTTAGTACATGTGCAAATTTTTCTCCTCATCACTTAAATTGATGTATGCTTTGTTTCGAACTTTAAACACCTGTTTCAAAGAACTACTTTTGATGCAGTTTGCCAATGGATTTAggatatcttttatttactttccatttttaaAGCTAGAATTAGTTGGTAGTAATTTTatttagattgaatttttattttagttgccaATTAGTTTAGTTCCCATTTTTAGTGAACTCCCAATTTTAttgctttggttttcttttataagctaTGTAATGCACTAGTGACAGACAGATTTTTGGAATGAATTTGAGAAATTAGGTTTTGGTTGAACAATGGCTGCCGACCCTCTTTTCCTCCCCTCTTCTGATttttccttatcttcttcttcttccctctttattttctgtttagttTTTGAAAGAGAGTGACTTAAGAGTAAGTAGGAGTGTGATTGACGATCCAAGACCAGCCACCCAGTTCAGGTTCAAATACAGGTACAGGCCCAAGATCGATCTCCATTATCAGGGTTTGAGCTACAGTCGACCTTGGCTGGAACTCTCCAACCGATCAGCCAAAACTcaagccctttggagggtttcttaAGGACCACTAGGGTGCCCTTCGACCAGAATTGCAGAGCCATCCAGGGCCTGTTGAAGCAACGGCAGGAAGTTTCCTTCTTGCCTGCGAAACCCTTCTCTGCCCAGATCTGGTTCAGGTCCTTCGATCTCTCTCACTATTGGATTGCTTGGACTGAAGCTTTAACCGAGGGATTTCCACCTATAGGCGACCCTCCTCCAGAAGTTCCAGACCAAACCGAGAAGCATTCAAGGAGTTCTCTCCTCTTTTGTTTTCCCTGGTTCTTCCGCCTTTGCTGGTTAGTatcgtgaagaagaagactttgTTTATACACATTAATTCTGGTTATTACAAATAAGTCCCTCCAACTTCTGAATTCTTTATTAAAGACACCCCTCTTTATTAGTTTGCAAAATAACCCCTCACTCTTGGTTTTATTTCAGCTTAACCCCActatcatctttattttcagaattgatccttctctttggttttaattcctgttaagtccctattcacttatttcactctaaaaggggtttaaattgtaccagaaattacaatattgccCCTGGTCTTGTCTAAAGTGAACTATTTGGTTATTTAGTgtgccctaagcgatccgatttcaatcCTTGGAACCCGGATCTGCATCAACTTTGTTCCTGATTGTGTGTATATTATGTTCTGTTGATTATCTCCAATGAACATCTGCAATAATTTCAGCATAGATATGGGCACTTTTAGATTGTTCTGGACTTTCAAAACTCCATATGACCTTTATAAATGATGTAAtgtgctattattattatttttttttaccagagGTCTGTTTTCCTAAAATCTATGCATTTAAATGTAACAATACTGGACCTTTGCGAAACTGCCTAGATCATATAAgctcaaacaaaaacaaagagaaagaagatgagaaattaagagaatttttttaacataatcCATATCACTTGGGTTTTGTATATTGGCTACATGACTTGTCTAGAATCTAACACTACACAATTGAGTACAAGCTGTACTAGCAATGGAATTAGGCCATCATTTAAATCAGGGCATAAAGTGGTTGAAATCATTTTCAGGAAAATAGCCCTTGTGATGCTAGAGGTAGTGATTCATTGTCTGCTCAACTTTGATAGGATTCTTGGAATGCAGTCCTTTCTGGCATTTGAGGCATGCTTAGGTTTGGCCAGGTGATACTTATAGGTAATATGGTTGTCAAGGAGCTGCCTAGGCATACAGGCACCTTGACCGCTTTGGATGCCATAGTTGCCTAGGCGGGCACCTTGGACACCTTATTCGTGTCACCTTGCATCCGGGCCCCGTCCAACGCTTGGGTTGCCGAGAAACTTTGACGACTATGCTAGTTATTCTTAGTCTTTGTGGGAACAAGTGATTCAGTTAAAGCAGGAGTTTGGCTGTTTCTTTCTTCTGCTGGTCATATTTGATCTTTCTGTAATCTATGAGCTGTCTTTCCCCATTTTTTCCTCTTAATAAATTACCATTATTCgtcatttaataaaaaaaatcttaaaaaccATTCAAGACTGGATTCTATATTCCTATCTAAAGAACCCATTGCTTTGTTTATGCATCTGTTGTACCCATAGAAGATAAAAATTAAGTTTTACACTTTTTGTAATAGCTATCCCATTGACAGTAAATTTGTGAGAAAACAGTTGAGATAGTTACAAAGGGTAACACATCACATCTTGTAGCATTTTTCATGCTCCAGTGACCAAAGCTTTTGGATGAAAGGGTGTAAGAAatggtaatttttttatttaagtattTTCCTATATTATTTTTCTACAGTTGACCTCGATTTTGTCTACACCAATATTTATGGGGTCATATATGAGAACTTGGACCTAATACCATGTATGGACCAAaaattctttgaaaaaaaaaaaaccaataatccCTTACAAGACTTTGCAATTCTAGATTATACCAATGGGACATCGTGTTAAATGCCTAAGAAGATTGAGACCAAGGATTGACATCTCGATCTTGAGGCCGGTTTCAACAAAGCCCGAAACCAAGATATGGAATTGAAACGGTTGAAACCTGGTTTTTTCTGGGCAAAACTCGACATGTTATGGGCTGGTCAAAACTGATCAAAACTACCAAAAACCGGTCAAAACTCCCAAAACTAGTCGAAACCATTCAAATGTGCAAAATATGTTGAAACCAGGTCAAAACTTGGTACGAATCAGTATTGACTCAAGATTTCGTCTCGGTTTTTGTCAAAACCAAATTTATGAACTATGATTGAGACATCAATCTCTATCCACTTCAACTAATCATTTAGTCTAATGGGTTTCCTTTTAGAACCTCATTTACCATTTTCGTATTAAGAGAAGCAACATATTTTTAATTAAGAAGAAAGCTACAGCTACAGAAACATTTAATAAAGATCCAGTATACAAAAATACCCAAGGAGAGAAAAATTATGCCATGTATCTTACAGATGAGCTTCACATCCTTGTAATCTTGAGGGACATATCTCAATTACTTAGTCAGTTAACATTTGTATTTATGCactatttttattcaatttatagttttaaaaaattagagaaaatcaGCATAAATGCTTTCAGTCTTCTATAGTGAAATATGCAGTTCCTAGAAATTGCAAGTATGAATCAGTAATTCCTCTTAAttattgattttaatttcataatATCTCTGTAAAGATGCAGTTAGGTGATGTACTTGTGGAACTGGGTTTGCGAGCAAATGTAGCAAACTCTTCCGTTGACTTTCCATGTATATCAgttgttcttcatcatctcctcAAGGAACTTCCAGCTGAAGTCATCAGCTCTAATGCTTTGGAGATCATGCAGCTTATTGAGCGCAGCAAGGATTATTCCTTTGATCAGGTATTTATTACATGGCCTTTGCCATGCTTCTTTCTATACTATCCATTGTATCTTTCATTAAACTTGCACCCGTTTCACCTAAGCAGTTTTAAACTTCTAATTGTGCAGTATTTGAACTATATGCTGCTTGGATTTAAGCTCTGCGAAAGGATACCACTTATGGATGCTGTTGATGCTTTATTGATCAAAGTTTTTCAGGTATTCAGCTGTCTATGCTCTTAATTGATTTACAGAAGCCATTGCTATTGTATTACTCTGAATTTATGAATCCTTTAGTGCTTATTAAATGATGCATAGCCGCCTTTGACttgtatttttcataatttttattgaTGCACAAAGCCCTCtactttctttttattattattattattattattatttgtgttATTTAATGCTCTGCTTTGGGACATTTTTGAGGATTTTGTAAGTGGCTTGAACTGATTGTTCTGCTGTAAGATAGGAAGTTTGGTTGTTCTTGTTCAAGTGATTGTCTTGTTAAGGGTTCTTTTGCATTGGGGTTAGTTGTATTTTTGGCAAAAGGTTGATGTGTTGCTGTGTCTCTCCAATGTGTTTTGGCCAAGGTTTCTGGACTTCTTCTGATGCGGTTAACGTTTTCAGAGTTATAGGGTGATGGTTTTCGAAGAGAATCCAGAGAGTTGTAGCTTAGTGTGGAGTTCATGGAAAGTCAATTCTTTTAGTGAGTGGGTATGTTCATTAGGATTAGGAGAATCTGGAGGGTTTATCGTTagtaattttggtattttttgcACAGAGCAGATTTGTTCCTTTATacactttgtatttttttgtgaAGCTTGGTTATATACTTGTATGCGTTCCTCCTTTTTGATTATGTTCTATAGAAGGTATTGTcttcctattaaaaaaaaaatgttgtgaaTTGCAACTTTGCATTTCCCCtggggttgctctttttttcctttcccttcgTTTTTTTATTAATCTAATGATCATGGTAAAATGTTAAATCCACACTCATTACATCCTTGATCTTTCCATCATTTGTGTTTTTATTTCCAAGGTGCATGGAAGAATAATTGCTACTTTTCTGGATTTGATATATCCTTTAATATAGATTTCCATTTGTCCTTCTATAAATACATTGAACATATCGAGTGTAAGAGGCATGTACACATAATGTAGACCAAAGAGACAAAATAGAGTCCTCtgcctttgataccaagtttgTTCAAGAAGTTTGTATAGTGGTtgcgtttaaaaaaaaaaatttaaatgtaaaGGAGTAAATGGGTTCCAAACATACCGACATTTTTTTCCCAGTAGGGATTATATATTGAGTTACTTGCTTCGAGTGTGAGAGCTTAAGCAGATTTCTTTTGATGTAAGATTATCATGTTTTCAATTTTATCATATCCACAAATACAGGTGGTTGCTCAATATGATGGCCTTGATGAGTACTTGAAGGTTGTCGATGCTTACTTGGATATTATTCTTCACTATCAAATGGTAAGTTCGGTGGACTTGGTGATCATCTCCTTTTGCTTCTTACTTTCACTTCGTCTCTTTGATTTGAAATGTTATTCTTCTTTCCTGTTAGAAAAGTCTATCATTGTAGCACATTCCAATTATGTAAATGGAAAGTTCACATATTCATTGATTATTTATTCCAGTAAAACTAATTTCTTAGTGAGAAGCACGTTTTAAGTAATCGAGTGTTAGAACGTTGGAATACTGCTGTGAATGTAtaatggaaaatggaaaattggAAATATCATATAATATGGGTAATATGGGAACACATATTTGAATATAAAGGTAAActtgtaattttgaaaaattccaTATAATAGAGTTGGGAGGGGTCAATGACACCCTAACTCATTTCTCCCAactctccttttttctccttcctctcctcctcttcACTTGTTCTGGTTTAACTCAATCAATGATAAACTCAACTTAGTCTCAAAGTGCCAAGTCAATGGGTTTGAGAATCAACCTAGGTTGCTGATCCTATTTCATCTCTCCTCTAGAACCCTGATGTAACAAAAGGTTCCAAGGAAGAGAAGACCATGTAAGAATCAAAGTGAAAACCTAAAGGTCACTGTTTGTGAAGATTTCAGTGAGGTTTGGAGGTACAAACTCATCGCTTTTAAAACATCTAACATGGTTGagatctctactcttcctttctctcattttagctatctGATAGATAActctttccccttcctttgtgTTCAGATTGTTATACAAAGGGAAAAAGCTACGTCTGAGAAAATTGAGGAAGGtgaaatggaaaaggaaaaggaaaagtagTTGATTGTGTAAAGAAGATGggagaagacctgccaagagcCCTCTTCTGACTAGGTTGATGGCTAAAGGATATATCTAagtgtacaacaacaacaatcataaccatatcccaactgaatggggtcggctacatggatccaatatggaaaataaaaagtaaagaaGCATAAAAGAGCGGTTAAAGAAGAAACTTGGAGATAAAAGAAGTACAGCAGTATAGAAAGACGCATCATGCGAACATCCCCTATAGGGGGTTGGCAACatgggtccttgt from Macadamia integrifolia cultivar HAES 741 chromosome 11, SCU_Mint_v3, whole genome shotgun sequence encodes the following:
- the LOC122093323 gene encoding VPS35 endosomal protein-sorting factor-like isoform X2 — protein: MELPQCIEVIAESMEFKTRDYGAEEASHSLPRMQTDSHPLAVQSSSEQGVIVYHENSHLYDPLRAPDANFGVSPAEGKDVEYGSTRGSFNAAALQSSAREWASFKRSLMQKFSVPKTISISSMSDVIVKSGKEYEKPPTRMHLEELDDPQKDAEADIKIITRQEYISRLHELKDEICHAWRAEDRVTALKLSIKVARLLMDTSVLQFYPTAFVLVTDVLDILGDMVWERIKKKAEYADDGTKICSLLDDFEASDVCADAKETCNNWFCKIGSIRELLPRIYLELAILCCWRFLRDRPWENLKRLVMMMRGLADPLASAYCHLYLARCAQKLPPHDKGYLVTCINDIKVRIILGRESMNGNSSEEKKISVSLFELAISWIIKCLLKDTDQLGDVLVELGLRANVANSSVDFPCISVVLHHLLKELPAEVISSNALEIMQLIERSKDYSFDQYLNYMLLGFKLCERIPLMDAVDALLIKVFQVVAQYDGLDEYLKVVDAYLDIILHYQMGNYLTIILDGISDRACNKGVAENELGSLQTIFIKLLSHFEDLNDVLALNHFVEILDVMYGSTRNIVNTHILNKATRYHLDFILFTFFLANFLVH
- the LOC122093323 gene encoding VPS35 endosomal protein-sorting factor-like isoform X1; the protein is MELPQCIEVIAESMEFKTRDYGAEEASHSLPRMQTDSHPLAVQSSSEQGVIVYHENSHLYDPLRAPDANFGVSPAEGKDVEYGSTRGSFNAAALQSSAREWASFKRSLMQKFSVPKTISISSMSDVIVKSGKEYEKPPTRMHLEELDDPQKDAEADIKIITRQEYISRLHELKDEICHAWRAEDRVTALKLSIKVARLLMDTSVLQFYPTAFVLVTDVLDILGDMVWERIKKKAEYADDGTKICSLLDDFEASDVCADAKETCNNWFCKIGSIRELLPRIYLELAILCCWRFLRDRPWENLKRLVMMMRGLADPLASAYCHLYLARCAQKLPPHDKGYLVTCINDIKVRIILGRESMNGNSSEEKKISVSLFELAISWIIKCLLKDTDQMQLGDVLVELGLRANVANSSVDFPCISVVLHHLLKELPAEVISSNALEIMQLIERSKDYSFDQYLNYMLLGFKLCERIPLMDAVDALLIKVFQVVAQYDGLDEYLKVVDAYLDIILHYQMGNYLTIILDGISDRACNKGVAENELGSLQTIFIKLLSHFEDLNDVLALNHFVEILDVMYGSTRNIVNTHILNKATRYHLDFILFTFFLANFLVH